The genomic interval AGTACAAATAGGAAAATAAACAGTTTTAGAGGGGTCGATACAAACCCGTTGCAAGGGCTTAGAGAATTCATATTATTCTTTTTGACGCGTATCGACTCCTTTAAATAAATCTTTAAATCATGAAGCATCTTATAAGCTCCATTGCTATTACTGCCGGTCAAATATCCAGTCAGGGTAAGAAAGACGAGAATCAGGATTGTATCGGCTTATGTATTCCTAACGAACCAAGCTTATCTTTAAAGGGCGTAGCCGCTATTGTAGCTGATGGTGTTAGCGCATCGGCAGCAGCAAAAGAAGCTAGTGAAACCAGTGTACGTACATTTATCTCGGATTATTATGCGACCCCAGAAGCCTGGAGCGTGAAAAAATCAGGGCAACGTGTGTTATCTGCTTTGAATCGCTGGCTTGTTGGGCAAGGGACGATTCAAGGTCATTTGACAACCTTCAGCGCGGTTATTTTTAAGTCTAAAAAAGCTTTCATATTCCATGTTGGTGATACCCGTATTTATCGTTTGCGAGGTTCAGACTTTGAGTGTTTGACTCAAGATCATGAAACTGTGGTAGGTGACAAGCAGAGATATCTCTATCGCGCTATGGGAATGAGTCAATCTCTTGATATGGATTATCGTGAAGAAGCATTACATCAAGGAGATATTTTTTTTCTAAGTAGTGACGGCATTCATGATTATATTGATGAACAAAGTATTCGTGCTCAGTTAATTGGTCACCGACATCACGACAAAGAAAGCATACAGGATCTAACGGAAATACTGGTGAAGCAAGCCCTATCTGCAGGTAGTCACGATAACTTAAGTTGCCAGATTATTCGCGTTGATCAGCTATCTCTCGACAATGCCGACCCTTTCTATGACTCATTGACGGAACTACCGTTTCCGCCGCCGCTATCTGTGGGTGATCGCATCGACGGATATGAGGTTGATTCCATTATTCATGAAAGTCAGCGTTCTCAAGTTTATAAGGTCTGCGATTGCGAGAATCAACAGTATTATATTCTCAAGACACCATC from Bermanella marisrubri carries:
- a CDS encoding bifunctional protein-serine/threonine kinase/phosphatase — protein: MKHLISSIAITAGQISSQGKKDENQDCIGLCIPNEPSLSLKGVAAIVADGVSASAAAKEASETSVRTFISDYYATPEAWSVKKSGQRVLSALNRWLVGQGTIQGHLTTFSAVIFKSKKAFIFHVGDTRIYRLRGSDFECLTQDHETVVGDKQRYLYRAMGMSQSLDMDYREEALHQGDIFFLSSDGIHDYIDEQSIRAQLIGHRHHDKESIQDLTEILVKQALSAGSHDNLSCQIIRVDQLSLDNADPFYDSLTELPFPPPLSVGDRIDGYEVDSIIHESQRSQVYKVCDCENQQYYILKTPSLNYLDDPAYIERFSTEQWIGKRIENPYVVKTLTPTKPPSALYTLMEYIDGVRLDKWMMHHPKAEPQEVVRIAELLSRAIRAFHRKDILHQDIKPENIIIQADGIPKIIDFGACYVAGINEIDTPYSREQALGTADYSAPETRFGDNKSFASDQFSLAVVIYEMLTAKLPFDGKLANINHERKVSSLQYESACLHNPLVPPWMDKAIEKALSPQASQRYESLSEFIYDLKKPNPKLVARGQQPLIHRYPILLWKCISAIQAVIILGLLYFFLG